In Silene latifolia isolate original U9 population chromosome X, ASM4854445v1, whole genome shotgun sequence, the following proteins share a genomic window:
- the LOC141616868 gene encoding uncharacterized protein LOC141616868: MDSSHLYERLALAYLFSFCWHWRKVCQVRDIIKAGFVDEFWSIGNGDYAVSGCYNWLREKRMQMEWYKSIWNTIAPPKHSFMAWLIANQALRLKDRLFCYNVASDDLCCICAFNPETHEHLFQECLYAQQVLKIVLCRLGTHLQGCDILKQIARRRWTSGRKHVTTTAILAVWYMIWMQRNSARLTYQVTSPWVLAEQILNSVRSRIHVCKSKSFSIRDRLWLSKVHML, translated from the coding sequence ATGGATTCATCACATCTATATGAAAGGCTTGCCTTGGCATACTTATTCTCCTTCTGTTGGCATTGGAGGAAAGTTTGTCAAGTCAGGGATATTATCAAGGCAGGTTTTGTGGATGAGTTCTGGAGCATTGGTAATGGTGATTACGCTGTTAGTGGCTGCTATAACTGGTTGAGGGAGAAAAGAATGCAGATGGAGTGGTATAAGTCTATCTGGAATACTATTGCTCCCCCTAAGCATTCATTCATGGCGTGGCTAATTGCAAATCAGGCCTTGAGATTGAAGGATAGGCTGTTTTGTTATAATGTTGCTTCTGATGATTTGTGTTGCATATGTGCATTCAATCCCGAGACTCATGAACATCTATTCCAGGAATGCCTGTATGCTCAACAGGTTTTGAAGATTGTCCTCTGCAGATTGGGGACCCATTTGCAGGGGTGTGACATTCTCAAACAAATTGCACGAAGAAGATGGACCTCTGGGAGGAAGCATGTGACCACAACAGCAATTCTGGCTGTGTGGTATATGATCTGGATGCAACGTAACAGTGCTCGTCTAACATATCAGGTGACTTCTCCTTGGGTGTTAGCTGAGCAGATTCTGAATAGTGTTAGAAGTAGAATTCATGTTTGTAAGTCAAAGTCTTTCTCTATTAGAGATAGGCTATGGTTGTCCAAGGTGCATATGTTGTAA